The following are encoded in a window of Stieleria sp. JC731 genomic DNA:
- a CDS encoding PDZ domain-containing protein, whose translation MENNLRQLLTSRIWGPVAMALVLFAGPSIALAQDSWFDGLVSRHPEIASRDSAAMMRLIRPLSEQVESSVVQVFSGGRIVSLGTIVSEDGYAITKYSELSAAPISVRVPSGKKVPARVSAVRPANDLALLKLEGSEPDTWGIQPATFASVEPPTGSFVITADNDGYAIGLGTLGVRSRHVGHQGRLGVTFYDGASEPPIVHNVVPSSGAFDAGLQDGDAILKINGRQMLGSKSAITTLGRFYPGELVKLSIRRGDDTIELTARMRDQAILMESKNDAKVNGPRNARLSGFDQVIQHDTVLAPNQCGGPILDTEGNIIGLNIARAGRVVSYALPSALVNAEMVSMLDEARRQ comes from the coding sequence ATGGAAAACAACCTCCGACAATTGTTAACCAGCCGTATCTGGGGACCGGTCGCAATGGCGCTGGTGCTGTTCGCTGGGCCGAGTATCGCGCTCGCGCAGGATTCCTGGTTTGACGGTCTTGTTTCGCGACATCCGGAAATTGCGTCTCGTGATAGCGCCGCAATGATGCGGTTGATACGCCCATTGTCCGAACAGGTTGAAAGTTCTGTTGTCCAGGTTTTTTCTGGTGGCCGAATCGTTTCCCTGGGAACGATCGTTAGCGAAGATGGCTATGCGATCACTAAGTACAGCGAATTGAGTGCGGCACCAATTTCCGTACGTGTTCCGTCAGGAAAGAAGGTTCCTGCACGTGTTTCTGCTGTCCGTCCAGCGAACGATTTGGCGTTGCTGAAATTAGAAGGAAGTGAGCCCGATACCTGGGGCATCCAGCCAGCAACATTTGCTTCGGTCGAACCACCAACGGGAAGCTTCGTTATTACCGCTGACAACGACGGCTATGCGATCGGACTTGGCACTCTGGGTGTTCGGTCTCGCCACGTTGGTCACCAAGGTCGACTAGGCGTCACATTTTATGATGGGGCGAGTGAACCGCCGATCGTCCACAATGTTGTGCCAAGCAGTGGCGCATTCGATGCCGGTCTTCAGGATGGTGATGCGATCTTGAAGATCAACGGCCGGCAGATGCTGGGGTCGAAATCGGCAATCACCACCTTGGGCCGTTTCTATCCGGGCGAACTGGTCAAGCTTAGCATTCGACGCGGCGACGATACGATCGAGTTAACCGCACGGATGCGAGATCAGGCGATCCTGATGGAATCCAAGAACGACGCGAAAGTGAATGGCCCGCGCAACGCACGGCTAAGCGGATTTGATCAGGTTATCCAGCACGACACTGTATTGGCTCCCAATCAATGTGGCGGTCCTATCTTAGATACCGAAGGCAACATCATCGGTCTGAACATCGCACGGGCCGGTCGTGTGGTCAGCTATGCATTGCCGTCCGCATTGGTGAATGCGGAAATGGTCAGCATGCTGGATGAAGCTCGTCGACAGTAA
- a CDS encoding DNA gyrase subunit B, whose product MSTPAANEQYTDEDLKHLSDLDHVRKRPGMYIGDTSARGLHHLVYEVVDNSIDEAMAGFASKVSVVVHTDGSVTVEDDGRGIPVTQHKELSVEMGREVSTLEGVMTVLKFGGKFEKGAYQTSGGLHGVGVTVVNFLSQWAETEVSRDGFTWSQEYERGVATGPVVKGRETSKTGTKTTFKADSQIFSVTKYSFDTLNKRLQELAFLNSGVRITFLDERNGEGGDFRYDRGITEFVEHLNRASDPLHADVISIVGEKDGCQFEIALQYSTEYTENVQSYVNNIHTIEGGTHVSGFRSALTRTLNNYGKKENLLKNTALNGDDIREGITAVISVRVPHPQFEGQTKTKLGNNEVEGIIAAGVGEQLAKYLEENPRTAKSIVRKGLLASEAREAARKAKDLLRKRKDALGGGGLPGKLRDCISKDMKRCELYLVEGDSAGGSAEGGRMRDYQAILPLRGKIINAYKSREDKVLANEEVRSMIQAIGTGIGNDQDISKRRYNKVVIMTDADVDGSHIRTLLLCFFYRQMYQLVADGHVYVAQPPLFRVTQGKNKYYVQTDEEMKGQLLDRGLSDTMFEAEDGRQVEGEAMRKLCSALAAIEDAILALERRGVSLRVHAQRLDPVSNKLPAWLLTYGNDEHWFQSVDEVQEHLTANELVLDDEANQNTEGDTENGEEAPVDTRQIAHLAELHEVRTINSGLKDLAVLGFSIDDLIPADRTGMTTPRFELVRGEDIRRPLEDLRDLLPEVRAAGEKGLQVTRFKGLGEMNAEELRETTLDPTNRTLVKVNMKDAGAADEMFRLLMGDKVEPRREFIEKHALDVRNLDV is encoded by the coding sequence ATGTCGACACCGGCTGCGAATGAGCAATACACCGACGAAGACCTCAAGCACTTGTCGGACTTGGATCACGTTCGAAAACGCCCCGGGATGTACATCGGCGATACGTCGGCTCGTGGGCTTCACCATTTGGTCTACGAAGTCGTTGACAATTCTATCGATGAAGCAATGGCTGGATTTGCCAGTAAAGTTTCAGTTGTCGTCCACACCGATGGCAGCGTCACCGTCGAAGACGATGGTCGCGGCATCCCCGTGACCCAGCACAAAGAACTATCCGTCGAAATGGGGCGTGAAGTCAGCACCCTGGAAGGCGTGATGACGGTTCTGAAGTTCGGCGGCAAGTTCGAAAAAGGTGCCTACCAAACCTCCGGTGGTCTGCACGGCGTCGGCGTCACCGTGGTGAACTTTCTTAGCCAGTGGGCCGAAACCGAAGTCAGCCGCGATGGCTTTACTTGGAGCCAAGAATACGAGCGTGGTGTCGCGACCGGCCCCGTCGTCAAAGGCCGCGAGACGAGCAAGACAGGCACCAAAACCACATTCAAAGCAGACTCGCAGATCTTTTCGGTGACGAAGTACAGCTTCGACACACTTAACAAGCGACTGCAAGAACTTGCCTTTCTCAATAGCGGCGTCCGCATCACATTCCTGGACGAACGCAACGGAGAAGGCGGTGACTTCCGCTACGACCGTGGTATCACGGAATTTGTCGAACACCTAAACCGCGCCAGCGATCCACTACACGCTGATGTGATCTCCATCGTCGGTGAAAAAGACGGCTGCCAGTTTGAAATCGCACTTCAATACAGCACCGAATACACCGAAAACGTTCAGTCGTATGTCAACAACATCCATACGATCGAAGGCGGAACGCACGTTAGCGGTTTCCGATCGGCGCTGACCAGGACGCTGAACAACTACGGCAAAAAAGAAAACCTGCTGAAGAACACCGCCCTTAACGGTGACGACATCCGTGAAGGCATCACTGCGGTGATCAGCGTTCGCGTCCCGCACCCGCAGTTCGAAGGCCAAACCAAAACCAAACTGGGAAACAACGAAGTCGAAGGCATCATCGCTGCTGGCGTCGGCGAGCAACTTGCCAAGTACCTCGAAGAAAACCCACGCACGGCGAAATCAATCGTTCGCAAGGGCTTGCTCGCCTCCGAAGCTCGCGAGGCGGCTCGCAAGGCGAAAGACTTGCTGCGCAAACGCAAAGATGCACTCGGCGGCGGCGGCCTGCCCGGCAAACTGCGTGACTGCATCAGCAAAGACATGAAACGCTGCGAACTGTACCTGGTGGAAGGTGACTCGGCGGGTGGATCCGCCGAAGGCGGTCGGATGCGCGACTACCAAGCGATCCTTCCGCTACGCGGTAAGATCATCAACGCCTACAAAAGTCGCGAAGACAAGGTACTGGCAAACGAAGAAGTCCGTTCGATGATCCAAGCCATCGGCACAGGGATCGGCAACGACCAAGACATCTCCAAACGCCGCTACAACAAAGTCGTCATCATGACTGACGCGGACGTTGACGGAAGCCACATTCGGACGTTGTTGCTTTGCTTCTTCTATCGGCAAATGTACCAACTCGTTGCCGATGGGCACGTCTATGTCGCCCAACCTCCACTGTTCCGCGTCACGCAAGGCAAGAACAAGTACTACGTCCAAACGGATGAGGAAATGAAAGGCCAGTTGCTTGACCGCGGTCTAAGCGACACCATGTTCGAAGCCGAAGACGGTCGCCAAGTCGAAGGCGAAGCGATGCGAAAACTTTGCTCCGCACTCGCTGCAATCGAAGATGCCATCCTGGCCTTGGAACGACGTGGCGTTTCGCTGCGAGTCCACGCCCAACGGCTTGACCCAGTTTCCAACAAGCTGCCCGCGTGGCTGCTGACTTACGGAAATGACGAGCACTGGTTCCAAAGCGTCGATGAGGTCCAAGAACATCTCACCGCCAACGAACTTGTCCTCGACGACGAAGCGAACCAAAACACCGAAGGCGACACCGAGAACGGTGAAGAAGCCCCCGTGGACACTCGCCAAATCGCTCACCTCGCCGAACTGCACGAAGTCCGTACGATCAACAGCGGTCTGAAAGACCTAGCAGTCCTAGGGTTTTCGATCGATGACCTGATCCCGGCTGACCGAACGGGGATGACCACACCGCGATTTGAACTCGTCCGTGGTGAAGACATCCGCCGTCCGCTCGAAGACCTTCGCGACTTGCTACCCGAAGTACGTGCGGCCGGTGAAAAGGGACTTCAAGTCACCCGCTTTAAAGGACTAGGCGAAATGAACGCGGAGGAGCTCCGCGAGACGACGCTTGATCCGACCAACCGTACGCTCGTCAAAGTGAACATGAAAGACGCCGGTGCGGCTGACGAAATGTTCCGGCTTTTGATGGGCGACAAGGTTGAACCTCGACGCGAATTCATCGAAAAGCACGCGTTAGATGTTCGCAACCTCGACGTTTAG
- a CDS encoding hemerythrin domain-containing protein: MSDAITRGGTGIPATSTQREQSQAATSPAKVQRPGRLGINAAFLQEIKEDNRHLKELWDRLIPMFSHPETALNHWNEIIGVIAELRDQLAIHFSLEEAYGYFDDAIDVAPHLSIEAESLKGQHPLLFAHVRDLADQIAEVDVQRESQIEKMIRKFEGFKTEFESHEESELKLILDSFDDDLGVGD, translated from the coding sequence ATGAGTGATGCGATCACGCGAGGTGGCACTGGTATACCAGCGACATCCACACAACGGGAGCAGTCCCAGGCTGCGACATCGCCGGCAAAGGTCCAGCGTCCGGGACGCCTTGGGATCAATGCCGCCTTCTTGCAAGAAATCAAGGAAGATAACCGGCACTTGAAAGAGCTATGGGATCGGCTGATTCCAATGTTCTCGCACCCAGAGACGGCGCTCAATCACTGGAACGAAATCATCGGCGTGATCGCGGAGCTGCGTGATCAGCTCGCCATCCACTTTTCACTCGAAGAAGCCTACGGGTACTTCGATGATGCGATCGACGTCGCTCCGCACTTGAGCATCGAAGCGGAGTCGCTGAAGGGGCAACACCCTTTGCTGTTTGCCCATGTTCGTGACCTTGCCGACCAGATCGCCGAAGTCGATGTCCAGCGAGAAAGCCAGATCGAAAAGATGATTCGAAAATTCGAGGGCTTTAAAACCGAATTCGAGTCACACGAGGAATCCGAGCTGAAACTGATCCTCGATTCCTTCGATGACGATCTCGGCGTTGGCGACTGA
- a CDS encoding NAD-dependent epimerase/dehydratase family protein: protein MNEQQDVLVVGTGYLGKRVAQIAHQLGYRVFTTTRRPERLDELKRAGFHPILLDWNDSRTFSESTSHRREGFASIEQAFSPHLRVLVAVSYDSRGRLGRYESQVLGFRRLLHWLPPDSRVAYVSTTGVYHQTGGVWVDERSPTHPSREAAAVHLQAEQQLHRTRPSGKYLILRLAGIYGPERIPRIADVAAGTPVQTNPSTYLNLIHVDDAAQACVNSWDYMDAEQNEGASIQRRLFLVADNMPVQRGDFYNEIARQTHSPKPNFVPPSANASPRRRGETDKRICSRKMRRLILPSLRYPDFRQGLVSALQ from the coding sequence ATGAATGAACAACAAGATGTCCTGGTGGTCGGAACGGGGTATCTGGGCAAACGGGTGGCCCAGATCGCTCATCAATTAGGTTATCGCGTATTCACCACAACTCGACGTCCAGAACGATTGGACGAGCTAAAACGGGCCGGATTCCATCCGATTTTGCTTGATTGGAATGATTCGCGGACATTTAGTGAATCAACCTCCCATCGGCGTGAAGGTTTCGCGTCAATCGAGCAAGCGTTCAGCCCCCACCTGCGGGTACTCGTCGCGGTCAGCTACGACAGTCGCGGCCGACTGGGACGATACGAGTCTCAGGTGCTTGGCTTTCGCAGACTGTTGCATTGGCTACCTCCGGACTCACGCGTCGCTTATGTCAGCACCACTGGGGTCTATCACCAGACAGGCGGTGTCTGGGTCGACGAACGCTCCCCCACCCACCCGTCACGTGAAGCCGCCGCGGTTCATCTCCAGGCGGAACAGCAGCTTCATCGAACGCGTCCATCGGGAAAGTACCTAATTTTGCGGCTCGCAGGCATCTACGGACCGGAGCGTATTCCCCGAATCGCTGACGTGGCTGCGGGAACACCAGTGCAGACCAACCCGTCAACCTATTTGAACCTGATCCACGTTGATGATGCGGCTCAAGCCTGTGTCAATTCTTGGGACTACATGGATGCAGAACAGAACGAAGGGGCATCGATCCAACGTCGTCTTTTCCTGGTGGCCGACAACATGCCCGTGCAGCGAGGCGACTTCTACAACGAGATCGCTCGGCAAACGCATTCACCAAAGCCAAACTTTGTTCCGCCATCAGCGAATGCGAGTCCTCGACGTCGCGGCGAAACTGATAAACGAATCTGTAGTCGCAAAATGCGCCGGCTGATCCTGCCATCGCTGCGGTATCCAGACTTCCGCCAAGGCCTAGTATCTGCGTTGCAATAG
- the epmA gene encoding EF-P lysine aminoacylase EpmA — translation MINVNHLAARSDLLRKTRTYFDGQGFLEVQPPCLSRDCVVDAYLDPISIQTQRLGVSDTRLGERYYLQTSPESAMKRMLAAGAPSIYSLGPVFRGGELGRHHNLEFTMLEWYEVGGSYESAIRLTSDYVCEMLSYDSADRMTYREAFIDAAKIDPLEASDEAIVQLAQSLLPDLELGGQSDRDDCLDLILSEKVVASLGQERPLILTDYPVAQAALAKRSPIDDRCAARFELFCQGIELANGYDELLDAEELERRYRTNNQKRLSSGRNELNCRTTLIEAMRQGMPECSGVALGFDRLLLAKTKASDISEVIPLPFWEA, via the coding sequence ATGATCAACGTCAATCACCTCGCCGCTCGATCTGACTTGCTGCGAAAAACGCGAACGTACTTTGACGGACAAGGATTCCTCGAGGTCCAACCGCCGTGCTTGTCACGTGATTGCGTGGTCGATGCCTACTTGGATCCTATTTCAATCCAGACGCAGCGACTAGGCGTCAGCGATACGAGATTGGGCGAACGTTACTACCTGCAAACGTCACCCGAATCTGCGATGAAGCGGATGCTTGCCGCCGGTGCCCCATCGATATACTCACTCGGACCGGTCTTTCGAGGGGGAGAACTTGGTCGCCATCACAATTTGGAATTCACCATGTTGGAATGGTACGAGGTGGGCGGAAGCTATGAATCCGCAATTCGCCTTACGAGCGACTACGTTTGCGAAATGCTCTCATACGACAGCGCCGACCGCATGACCTATCGCGAAGCTTTTATCGATGCTGCGAAGATCGATCCGTTGGAAGCATCCGACGAAGCAATCGTGCAACTGGCTCAATCATTGCTGCCAGATCTAGAACTCGGTGGGCAAAGCGACCGCGATGACTGCCTGGACCTAATCCTGTCTGAAAAAGTCGTCGCCTCACTTGGGCAAGAACGTCCCTTGATCCTAACGGACTACCCCGTCGCTCAAGCTGCACTCGCCAAACGATCACCAATCGATGATCGCTGTGCGGCTCGATTTGAGCTGTTCTGCCAAGGCATCGAACTTGCCAACGGCTACGACGAATTACTTGACGCCGAAGAACTCGAACGCCGCTATAGGACAAACAACCAAAAGCGGCTTAGCAGCGGTCGCAACGAACTGAATTGTCGCACAACCCTAATCGAAGCGATGCGCCAGGGAATGCCGGAATGCAGTGGTGTGGCGTTGGGGTTTGATCGATTGTTGCTGGCTAAAACCAAAGCATCCGACATTTCCGAAGTCATCCCGTTACCTTTTTGGGAAGCGTAA
- a CDS encoding MATE family efflux transporter, with translation MINSYEPAVPLEDEQDVAASLPNRHIDREQLPAPTTLFGAAQEVFRVALPLMISTGMFSIVLFADRTLLMFYDGVSMSASMAGGNLFWVLVCVPVGAASMTGAVIGQLIGNNEERKIGRLLWQSIWIALVTSPWFIFAGMYAEGLFEFAKQDPTLIPSEATYLRWLMLGGLGLVIESALSGFFSGTERTSVIMWVSVASGLLNVVLDVLLIFGYLGFPELGITGAAIGSVLAFWFKVVCYAVILLKPEYRERYGMREGLCLDFKVLWNFVYFSLPSGLMYLTEAASFTIIVLKIGQLGDIPLRATTMAINFNMVAFIPLVGVAIATSVLAGRHLLQNGADFAVRTTMAALLIAFAYSMTWVVAYLAAGDWLLSLYRLGQADGQSEAAITIAGTLLGFVSAYVVFDAVQLILAAALKGAGDTWFVLLAGAVVSAIAISIGVVVDDHSDSLYLWWWVITGWIWTLAATMVMRFLFGRWKTMRMV, from the coding sequence GTGATCAATTCTTATGAGCCTGCGGTTCCTCTGGAGGACGAGCAGGACGTAGCGGCGAGTCTTCCAAATCGACATATCGATCGCGAGCAACTTCCCGCGCCGACCACTTTGTTCGGAGCGGCTCAAGAGGTGTTTCGGGTCGCGCTTCCGTTGATGATCAGCACCGGCATGTTTTCAATTGTGCTGTTTGCCGATCGAACTCTGTTGATGTTCTATGACGGCGTATCGATGAGCGCGTCGATGGCCGGTGGGAATCTGTTTTGGGTTTTGGTGTGTGTGCCAGTCGGTGCCGCTTCAATGACGGGAGCGGTGATCGGTCAATTGATCGGCAACAACGAAGAACGCAAAATCGGCAGGTTGCTTTGGCAATCGATCTGGATCGCTCTGGTGACATCACCTTGGTTTATTTTCGCCGGGATGTACGCCGAAGGGCTTTTCGAATTTGCGAAGCAAGACCCAACACTGATTCCGTCTGAAGCGACTTACTTGCGTTGGCTGATGTTGGGAGGTTTGGGCCTAGTTATTGAGTCAGCACTTAGCGGATTTTTCAGCGGTACCGAAAGGACTTCGGTCATCATGTGGGTTTCGGTCGCGAGCGGCCTATTGAACGTCGTTTTGGACGTGCTGTTGATATTTGGATACTTGGGATTTCCCGAGCTTGGAATCACTGGTGCGGCGATCGGCAGTGTTTTGGCGTTTTGGTTCAAGGTCGTTTGCTACGCTGTCATTCTGCTGAAACCCGAATACCGCGAACGCTATGGAATGCGTGAAGGGCTCTGTTTGGATTTCAAAGTGCTTTGGAACTTTGTCTATTTCAGCTTGCCTAGTGGGCTGATGTATCTAACCGAAGCCGCATCATTCACGATCATTGTGCTGAAGATAGGACAGTTGGGTGATATCCCGCTGCGAGCAACAACGATGGCGATCAATTTCAACATGGTCGCGTTCATTCCGCTGGTCGGTGTCGCGATCGCAACATCGGTGTTGGCCGGTCGACACTTGCTGCAAAATGGAGCGGACTTTGCTGTAAGGACGACGATGGCGGCGCTATTGATTGCGTTCGCGTATTCGATGACTTGGGTTGTCGCCTACCTTGCTGCGGGTGACTGGTTGCTGTCGTTGTATCGCTTGGGGCAAGCCGATGGGCAATCGGAAGCTGCGATCACCATTGCCGGAACTTTGCTAGGTTTTGTATCCGCCTATGTCGTCTTTGATGCGGTTCAGTTAATTTTGGCTGCCGCGCTGAAAGGTGCTGGTGACACTTGGTTTGTGTTGTTGGCTGGTGCGGTTGTCAGCGCGATTGCGATCTCGATCGGTGTCGTCGTGGACGATCACAGCGATTCGTTGTACTTGTGGTGGTGGGTGATCACTGGCTGGATTTGGACACTCGCTGCAACAATGGTGATGCGGTTTTTGTTTGGACGCTGGAAAACGATGCGGATGGTTTGA
- a CDS encoding 2-phosphosulfolactate phosphatase: MVKKMSVALLPRLIEASTTSIECAIVIDVLRATSVMTTAGKNGAKTIRTCGEIEIARQLADQANTNDRPLLCGERSCVPIDGFDLGNSPAEYPPERVAGHHVLLTTTNGTKAIAAVADAERLLIASFLNLAATVDSVTEHDELLIVCAGTDGKISAEDVLLAGAIVDRLMHHNPSCQLDDSARLALSTWRQASQNEGTVGDALRLSLGGSNLIKVGYEEDIGRCAVIDSAAGVVERDQQQPDERTVVFRWRGETVC, translated from the coding sequence ATGGTCAAGAAAATGTCGGTGGCATTGCTGCCCCGTTTAATTGAAGCTTCGACAACGTCAATCGAATGTGCAATCGTCATTGATGTGCTTCGCGCGACAAGCGTGATGACCACCGCAGGTAAAAACGGTGCGAAAACGATCCGAACCTGCGGCGAAATCGAGATCGCCAGGCAGCTAGCCGACCAAGCAAATACGAACGATCGTCCGCTGTTGTGTGGCGAACGTTCCTGTGTGCCGATTGATGGGTTTGATCTAGGAAACTCACCAGCGGAGTACCCGCCGGAGCGAGTTGCCGGTCATCATGTGCTACTGACAACAACGAACGGGACAAAGGCTATCGCCGCGGTCGCTGACGCGGAGCGATTGTTGATCGCATCGTTTCTGAATCTGGCAGCTACGGTTGATAGCGTTACCGAGCACGATGAGCTGTTGATCGTATGCGCCGGCACCGACGGCAAGATCAGTGCCGAAGATGTCTTATTGGCCGGGGCGATCGTCGACCGGTTGATGCACCACAATCCGAGTTGCCAGCTGGATGATTCGGCACGTCTCGCTTTGTCGACTTGGCGGCAAGCGAGTCAAAACGAAGGAACCGTTGGAGACGCTCTTCGTCTTTCACTCGGTGGCAGCAACCTGATAAAGGTCGGCTATGAAGAAGACATCGGTCGTTGTGCGGTGATCGATTCGGCTGCCGGGGTTGTGGAGCGTGATCAGCAACAACCTGACGAAAGAACCGTGGTGTTCCGCTGGAGGGGCGAAACCGTTTGCTAA
- a CDS encoding MBL fold metallo-hydrolase — protein sequence MLERNPIYPGIIELNFQAREVLGCNVYLLYDADEWALVDIGYEETVDDYVDIIRELDFPLSQCKTLIATHADVDHIQGLAKIKTILKTSVTAHPNAVRPLAEGDPLWTLAEIEAQNLKLDMPKVDVEHQVNDGDIIKIGNLEVEVWHTPGHTNSQLAFRVGDVLLSGDNIYRDGCIGAIDAHHGSDIKAFLKSLERIRDSDVKWLAPSHGPIFPNDVDFMNRTIERVRGYLHMADFGTLAESWPLMDQWDDEVAEGILPEGLQK from the coding sequence ATGCTTGAACGAAATCCGATCTATCCCGGTATCATCGAACTGAACTTCCAAGCCCGTGAAGTCCTCGGATGCAATGTGTACTTGCTGTACGACGCAGACGAATGGGCGTTGGTCGACATCGGATACGAAGAAACCGTTGATGACTACGTCGACATTATTCGTGAACTCGATTTTCCTCTGTCGCAGTGCAAGACGCTTATCGCCACCCACGCTGATGTTGACCACATTCAGGGACTGGCGAAAATCAAAACCATTCTGAAAACAAGCGTCACTGCACACCCTAACGCCGTTCGCCCCTTGGCCGAAGGTGATCCACTTTGGACCCTTGCCGAGATCGAAGCTCAGAATCTGAAACTGGACATGCCGAAAGTCGACGTCGAACATCAGGTCAACGACGGTGACATCATCAAGATCGGCAACCTGGAAGTTGAGGTTTGGCACACGCCGGGGCATACCAATAGTCAGCTCGCATTTCGAGTCGGCGATGTCTTGCTAAGCGGCGACAACATCTATCGCGATGGTTGCATCGGGGCGATCGATGCACATCACGGCAGCGACATCAAAGCGTTTCTCAAGTCGCTTGAACGGATCCGCGATAGCGATGTCAAATGGCTGGCACCAAGCCACGGTCCGATCTTTCCGAACGACGTTGACTTTATGAATCGAACGATCGAACGCGTTCGAGGCTACCTGCACATGGCTGACTTCGGAACGCTCGCCGAATCATGGCCTCTGATGGACCAATGGGATGACGAAGTCGCCGAAGGCATCCTTCCTGAAGGACTGCAGAAGTAA
- a CDS encoding S1C family serine protease codes for MIGFAELASEFNAEFNLSHQIVHAQSPGPIRPGFGEPPIGRNDNVRGGTVPRQRPSEAYVARKVSSEGTQVPVPPELDKLFRIGGTPDSLDILRLMEKQQRLVAERAAKCTVSVRIGPAQGCGVLITDTGYIVTAAHVAMRPGFSAVVTLNNGRRVTATTLGMNREVDAGLIRIDPDQSGGQPWPHASLGKSSNLVPGMWCVAMGHPGGYDASRGAVVRVGRLLDVSEDVIRTDCALIGGDSGGALFNLAGELIAVHSRIGNDVSDNLHVPIDCYDESWERMSKGESWGYLPNFKPTLGVSGKKSDSKATINYVRPKSPAEKAGIEVGDVVVEFGEKAITDFESLKKAVSDTMPGERVHLIIRRGSSTIRVTVEIGRSGD; via the coding sequence ATGATTGGCTTTGCCGAGCTTGCCTCTGAATTCAATGCCGAATTCAATTTGTCGCATCAGATTGTCCACGCACAATCACCCGGCCCCATTCGCCCGGGATTTGGCGAGCCGCCTATCGGACGAAACGATAATGTTCGCGGCGGCACGGTTCCAAGGCAAAGGCCGTCGGAAGCCTATGTTGCAAGAAAGGTTTCATCCGAAGGGACTCAGGTTCCAGTCCCGCCCGAACTGGACAAGTTGTTCCGCATTGGCGGCACGCCGGATTCGTTGGACATCTTGCGTTTGATGGAAAAACAACAACGCCTCGTCGCCGAACGGGCGGCGAAATGCACCGTCAGCGTCCGAATTGGGCCTGCGCAGGGGTGTGGCGTATTGATTACCGACACGGGATATATCGTGACAGCGGCTCACGTTGCGATGCGTCCCGGATTTTCAGCGGTTGTCACATTGAACAACGGTCGCCGTGTCACCGCGACAACTTTAGGGATGAATCGTGAAGTCGATGCCGGGCTGATCCGAATCGATCCCGATCAATCAGGTGGTCAGCCTTGGCCCCACGCAAGCCTCGGCAAAAGTAGTAATTTGGTTCCCGGCATGTGGTGTGTCGCGATGGGGCATCCCGGTGGATACGACGCATCCCGCGGTGCCGTCGTTCGCGTTGGCCGATTGTTGGATGTCAGCGAAGACGTGATTCGAACCGATTGTGCGTTGATCGGGGGCGATAGCGGAGGCGCATTGTTCAATTTGGCGGGAGAGCTAATTGCGGTTCACAGCCGAATCGGAAACGACGTCTCTGACAACTTGCATGTCCCGATCGATTGCTACGATGAGTCATGGGAAAGGATGTCCAAAGGCGAAAGCTGGGGCTACCTGCCCAATTTCAAACCGACGCTGGGTGTGTCGGGCAAAAAGTCTGACTCCAAAGCTACGATCAACTATGTCCGTCCCAAGTCTCCTGCCGAGAAAGCAGGGATTGAAGTTGGCGATGTCGTCGTCGAGTTTGGCGAAAAAGCAATCACTGATTTTGAATCACTTAAAAAAGCCGTCTCGGACACGATGCCGGGCGAACGAGTACATTTAATCATCCGCCGAGGTTCATCCACCATTCGAGTGACGGTCGAAATCGGTCGCAGTGGTGATTAG